One Niabella beijingensis DNA window includes the following coding sequences:
- a CDS encoding TIGR00341 family protein, with product MSNQNRLFRAVRLTLARLFNLHLEKANEADVIESIKKGVEFRGPNLWTLIFAIFIASIGLNVNSTAVIIGAMLISPLMGPIMGIGLGIAVVDLNLVKKGSKNLLTATLISIATSAIYFWITPLHDAQSELLARTTPSIWDVFIAFFGGLAGIVASTRREKSNVIPGVAIATALMPPLCTAGFGLASGNFYYFLGALYLYFINSVFICLSTYLIVRFLNFRKVQFENQSYGKKVSRYILLIVTAAVIPSIYLAYKIVDKSIFETNAQTFVNDQFRFKNTQVVNKTFRYRSDSSEIDLLLIGKNLPQFTIDSISQKLKQYRLKDAKLVVRQGLDAKQEIDFSQIKASILEDVFKQDSARNSVVQEHTSSTELPDLRPELKALYPSLTYYTGSRSIIYRTDTLATDTLTLFVANFSKLPTRDERFKMQQWLKQRLQTDSVKLIIQ from the coding sequence ATGAGTAATCAGAATAGGCTTTTTAGAGCTGTCCGGCTTACACTTGCACGATTATTTAACCTGCATCTTGAAAAGGCAAATGAAGCGGATGTCATAGAATCCATCAAGAAGGGTGTGGAGTTCAGAGGGCCGAATTTATGGACGCTGATCTTTGCAATATTTATCGCTTCCATTGGTTTAAATGTCAATTCAACGGCCGTGATCATCGGCGCCATGTTGATCTCGCCGTTGATGGGACCTATTATGGGGATTGGTTTGGGCATCGCTGTCGTTGATCTTAACCTTGTGAAAAAGGGGAGTAAAAACCTGCTCACAGCCACCCTGATCAGTATTGCTACTTCTGCAATCTATTTTTGGATCACCCCGCTGCACGATGCACAAAGCGAGCTGTTGGCCCGTACCACACCGTCTATATGGGATGTTTTTATCGCGTTTTTTGGCGGACTCGCGGGCATTGTCGCAAGCACGAGAAGAGAGAAAAGTAATGTAATTCCTGGTGTTGCTATTGCTACGGCATTAATGCCGCCGCTTTGTACAGCAGGTTTCGGACTGGCTTCGGGAAATTTTTACTATTTTCTTGGAGCTCTTTACCTATATTTCATAAATAGTGTATTTATATGTCTCAGTACTTATCTCATTGTAAGATTTCTAAATTTCAGGAAAGTACAGTTTGAAAATCAATCCTACGGGAAAAAAGTTTCGCGCTACATACTGCTGATCGTAACAGCGGCGGTGATCCCCAGTATCTACTTGGCCTATAAAATAGTAGACAAAAGTATTTTTGAAACGAATGCCCAGACATTTGTAAACGACCAGTTTCGATTTAAAAATACGCAAGTGGTCAATAAGACGTTCCGGTACAGATCTGACAGCAGTGAGATTGATTTGCTGTTGATCGGCAAGAACCTCCCACAATTTACAATTGATAGCATTTCACAAAAACTAAAGCAGTACAGGCTGAAGGATGCAAAACTGGTTGTAAGGCAAGGGTTGGACGCCAAACAGGAGATCGACTTCAGCCAGATAAAGGCGAGCATTCTTGAAGATGTATTTAAACAAGATTCTGCCCGGAACTCCGTGGTGCAGGAACATACATCTTCCACGGAACTGCCGGATCTGAGGCCAGAACTGAAAGCCTTATATCCCTCGCTAACTTACTATACCGGGTCCCGGTCCATCATCTACCGGACAGATACACTTGCCACAGATACGCTTACTTTATTTGTGGCCAACTTTTCAAAGTTGCCAACCCGTGACGAACGGTTTAAAATGCAACAGTGGCTAAAGCAACGCCTGCAGACAGACTCTGTAAAGCTGATCATTCAATAA
- the nhaA gene encoding Na+/H+ antiporter NhaA, whose translation MSLSKKRTPIEKLVQPIQRFIQLEKSGGIVLGVSVIIALVLANSGWSEGYHHFLEHKLGFQWDGRTYFEYNLHHWINDGLMSVFFFVVGLELKREIIAGQLSDLRSALLPVGAAAGGMIVPAAIYLFLNHGTATSSGWGIPMATDIAFALGVLFLLGKRVPLSLKVFLTALAIVDDLGAVLVIAFFYTSHISLLHLAIGGGILLAMYVGNKLGIRSIIFYAILGIGGVWTEFLLSGVHATIAAVLAAFTIPADVKIKEQLFVDKIQKYLDRFKDIDPMEDKPTLTNEQLHVLEQVQEATIAATPPLQRLEHAMHPLVTFIIIPVFALANAGVSLNIDLDNLFSTNVAIGVSLGLLLGKFIGVVGFTLLFIKLGIARFPKGMDVRNLLGAGLLASIGFTMSLFITSLAFSDEIYITQAKIGIFAASIIGGIAGYILLNKQFQKKS comes from the coding sequence ATGAGCTTATCAAAAAAAAGAACCCCGATAGAGAAGCTGGTACAACCTATACAGCGATTTATTCAACTTGAAAAATCCGGTGGTATTGTTTTGGGCGTAAGTGTTATTATAGCGCTTGTCTTAGCCAATTCAGGATGGTCAGAAGGGTATCATCACTTTTTGGAACATAAGTTGGGATTTCAGTGGGATGGCAGGACCTATTTTGAGTACAATCTTCACCACTGGATCAATGACGGGCTCATGTCTGTTTTCTTTTTTGTAGTTGGGCTCGAATTAAAAAGGGAAATCATAGCCGGGCAACTCTCTGATTTACGCAGTGCTTTATTACCGGTTGGTGCTGCTGCCGGTGGCATGATCGTACCGGCAGCCATTTATTTATTTCTTAATCATGGTACCGCAACCAGCAGCGGTTGGGGAATACCAATGGCTACCGATATTGCATTCGCCCTCGGTGTTTTGTTTTTACTGGGAAAAAGAGTGCCCCTTTCATTAAAGGTTTTTCTCACTGCCCTGGCTATTGTTGACGACCTTGGTGCGGTGCTGGTTATCGCTTTTTTCTATACTTCCCATATTTCATTGCTCCACCTGGCAATAGGTGGAGGCATATTGTTAGCTATGTATGTAGGAAATAAGCTGGGGATAAGGAGTATTATTTTTTATGCCATACTGGGTATTGGTGGTGTATGGACAGAATTTTTATTGTCCGGCGTACATGCTACAATTGCAGCGGTGCTGGCCGCATTTACCATACCTGCAGATGTGAAGATAAAAGAGCAGCTCTTTGTTGACAAAATACAAAAATACCTTGACCGCTTTAAAGATATTGACCCAATGGAAGATAAACCGACCCTTACCAATGAACAACTGCATGTATTGGAACAGGTACAGGAGGCAACAATTGCGGCCACGCCACCTTTGCAACGGCTGGAGCATGCCATGCACCCTTTGGTGACATTTATAATTATACCTGTTTTTGCCCTTGCTAATGCAGGGGTATCTCTGAATATTGACCTTGATAACCTGTTCAGCACTAATGTTGCTATTGGGGTGTCCCTGGGTTTACTATTAGGCAAATTTATAGGTGTGGTGGGCTTCACCCTGTTATTTATAAAACTTGGGATTGCCCGTTTTCCCAAAGGTATGGATGTTCGCAATTTATTGGGAGCCGGATTATTGGCTTCGATAGGGTTCACCATGTCGTTATTTATTACTTCCCTTGCTTTTTCCGATGAAATTTACATAACACAGGCTAAAATCGGCATTTTTGCTGCATCCATTATTGGTGGCATAGCTGGGTATATTTTATTAAACAAACAGTTTCAAAAGAAAAGTTAA
- a CDS encoding helix-turn-helix transcriptional regulator — translation MEKTIHQGRNVKRFREMLSMKQEALALELGDDWNQRKISLLEQKEIIEEPLLKQISDVLKVPVDVIKNFDEEAAISYINTFHDNSINHGANFNYKCNFNPFDKWAEEVTENRKLYERLLQAEKEKMDLLKKLLEKMERK, via the coding sequence ATGGAGAAAACAATACATCAGGGTAGAAACGTAAAGCGTTTCAGGGAAATGCTGAGTATGAAGCAGGAAGCATTGGCTTTGGAATTGGGTGACGATTGGAACCAACGTAAAATATCGTTGTTGGAACAGAAAGAAATAATAGAGGAACCTTTATTAAAGCAAATTTCAGATGTATTAAAAGTGCCAGTAGACGTTATTAAAAATTTTGACGAGGAAGCTGCTATTTCCTATATCAATACATTTCACGACAATAGTATTAACCACGGCGCCAATTTTAACTACAAATGTAATTTCAATCCCTTTGATAAGTGGGCTGAAGAAGTTACGGAAAATCGGAAACTGTATGAGCGCTTGTTACAGGCTGAAAAGGAGAAGATGGATCTTTTGAAGAAACTGCTGGAGAAGATGGAGCGTAAATAG
- a CDS encoding DUF305 domain-containing protein: protein MKQMSYKKFGIMMIISFFVMYLAMFVNMDQADHYHTSLTRIYMALIMVAPMAVIMIGMMSSMYPNKRTNRIIIAGAIVVFITALAALRSQTAIGDIQYMKAMIPHHSSAIMTSKHAAIKDPEVKQLSEQIIQSQEREIHQMEQILQRMK from the coding sequence ATGAAACAGATGAGTTACAAAAAGTTTGGCATTATGATGATCATTTCCTTTTTTGTCATGTATTTAGCCATGTTTGTAAATATGGATCAGGCGGATCACTACCATACTAGTCTTACCAGGATCTATATGGCGCTGATCATGGTAGCGCCAATGGCGGTTATTATGATCGGGATGATGAGTAGTATGTACCCCAATAAGAGAACAAATCGCATCATTATTGCAGGGGCGATTGTTGTATTTATTACAGCATTGGCGGCATTACGCAGCCAGACGGCTATTGGCGATATCCAATACATGAAGGCCATGATTCCACATCACTCCTCCGCCATTATGACCAGTAAACATGCAGCTATTAAAGATCCGGAAGTAAAACAACTTTCAGAGCAAATTATCCAATCCCAGGAAAGAGAGATCCACCAGATGGAACAAATCCTTCAACGAATGAAGTAA
- a CDS encoding universal stress protein — MIKYHIRKIAVATNFSEESDNAVYQAALLAKKHDAGLDIIHAVSPADSRNKKAEFVQAAYEQLKKYRDGILDEFGIEAKVFARVGDVVAFIYKYCIENKTDLLLIGVLNGVKRYFKESMAYGIIMKIECPVLSIPMSFKRSDFHKILFPVRSVEGVKEKLIHSRPFIQKDNSELHIICLRQPDLYKVNEVIELAKNQHIQFSVSDFDADSKKNVAPEVISAAKEKQADLIVINATSEKQWYNIFGENYTEYILKEAEVAVLSITHPFESDNLPDTP, encoded by the coding sequence ATGATAAAATATCATATCCGGAAGATTGCAGTTGCAACGAATTTTAGTGAAGAATCAGATAATGCAGTGTACCAGGCTGCATTGCTGGCTAAAAAACACGATGCCGGGCTGGATATTATACATGCCGTGTCTCCGGCGGATTCAAGAAATAAAAAGGCGGAATTTGTTCAGGCTGCTTATGAACAGTTAAAAAAGTATCGTGATGGGATCTTGGATGAATTTGGTATAGAGGCCAAAGTTTTTGCGCGTGTTGGTGATGTAGTCGCATTTATATATAAGTACTGTATTGAAAATAAAACGGATCTTTTGCTTATCGGCGTACTGAATGGCGTTAAGCGCTATTTTAAAGAATCGATGGCCTATGGTATTATTATGAAGATTGAATGCCCGGTGCTCTCGATTCCGATGAGTTTTAAGCGATCAGATTTTCATAAAATCTTATTTCCTGTTCGCTCCGTTGAGGGCGTTAAAGAAAAACTCATTCATTCCAGGCCGTTCATCCAAAAAGACAACTCGGAGCTGCATATTATTTGCCTGAGACAACCGGACCTTTATAAGGTTAATGAAGTTATTGAACTAGCCAAAAATCAGCATATACAATTTTCAGTTTCGGATTTTGATGCGGATTCAAAAAAAAATGTTGCCCCCGAAGTAATTTCAGCGGCAAAAGAAAAACAAGCAGACCTGATTGTTATTAATGCTACTTCAGAAAAGCAATGGTACAATATATTTGGTGAAAACTATACGGAATACATCCTTAAAGAAGCGGAAGTCGCTGTTTTGTCAATAACACACCCTTTTGAATCAGACAATCTACCTGATACTCCGTAA
- a CDS encoding SCO family protein, which produces MPYLGNPELNGKDSVYPTIADFSFIDQDSQVVTNKTFQNKAYVADFIFLSCPTICPIMTKEMKHVYDAFAQDDRVAFLSHTIDPERDTVGRLKKYAAALGVNTAKWHFVTGNQDSIMNIAAHSYFSAAHPDSADASNFIHSGGLLLIDKNRYIRGVYDGSDPEETKQLIADIKTLLKEQF; this is translated from the coding sequence TTGCCCTATTTAGGTAATCCTGAATTAAACGGCAAGGATAGCGTTTATCCAACCATCGCCGATTTTTCTTTTATAGACCAGGATAGCCAGGTGGTTACGAATAAAACGTTTCAGAATAAAGCTTATGTGGCTGATTTTATATTCCTTTCCTGTCCCACAATTTGCCCTATAATGACAAAAGAGATGAAACACGTATATGATGCCTTTGCACAAGACGACCGTGTAGCTTTTCTTTCTCATACCATAGATCCGGAAAGGGATACCGTTGGCCGGCTAAAAAAGTATGCAGCGGCACTGGGTGTAAATACGGCTAAATGGCACTTTGTTACGGGAAATCAGGACAGCATTATGAACATTGCTGCACATTCATATTTCTCGGCCGCTCATCCTGATAGCGCAGATGCCAGTAATTTTATACATAGCGGGGGTTTGTTACTAATAGATAAAAACCGTTATATACGGGGAGTATATGACGGAAGCGACCCGGAAGAAACGAAACAATTAATTGCAGACATTAAAACGCTGTTAAAAGAGCAGTTTTAA
- a CDS encoding FixH family protein, translated as MKNLWFYVIAICFAIVSCTKAKTDYEAEISTVVTEHYEFKEAVSINSAGYKISIEALNGTFYKGYNEIRLKITNQTNQPVNASAIKFLPVMTGADGSKTSCPHKYDLVYKADSNYFSGYTVFTSESNAAGSWELYVSFTINNQTYDIQKDISVEEQTNKNLNMTTFTGKDGEQYYIALVAPQKPKVAENELVAGIYKFDKPSMPAGTFPDPSQFSYSEVSGYTLQLDPRMPEPSMGNHSSINNKDLIQQNDGLYYGVVNYTMTGNWTLNFIMLNQNGQIVKGTVVPKDFTPGVEGVKSELYIDILF; from the coding sequence ATGAAAAATTTGTGGTTTTATGTGATCGCAATATGCTTTGCGATTGTTTCCTGTACCAAAGCTAAGACCGACTATGAAGCAGAAATAAGCACTGTAGTTACGGAGCATTATGAATTTAAAGAAGCGGTATCCATCAATAGTGCAGGCTATAAAATCAGTATTGAAGCATTAAATGGCACGTTCTATAAAGGATATAATGAGATCCGTTTGAAAATAACGAATCAAACAAACCAGCCCGTAAACGCTTCAGCAATAAAGTTTTTACCGGTAATGACTGGCGCTGATGGCAGTAAAACCTCCTGCCCCCATAAGTATGATTTGGTTTATAAAGCAGATAGCAACTACTTTTCAGGATACACCGTATTTACAAGTGAGAGCAATGCGGCCGGAAGCTGGGAGCTGTATGTCAGTTTCACCATTAATAATCAAACTTATGATATACAAAAGGATATTTCGGTTGAGGAACAGACCAATAAAAACCTGAATATGACCACCTTTACGGGAAAGGATGGGGAGCAATATTATATTGCCCTGGTCGCACCACAGAAACCGAAAGTTGCCGAAAATGAACTGGTTGCGGGTATTTATAAATTCGATAAACCCAGCATGCCCGCTGGAACTTTTCCGGATCCTTCACAGTTTTCCTATAGTGAGGTAAGCGGTTATACGTTGCAACTGGATCCAAGAATGCCGGAGCCGTCGATGGGAAACCATTCTTCGATCAATAATAAAGACCTGATACAGCAAAATGATGGTTTGTATTACGGTGTTGTAAACTATACCATGACCGGAAACTGGACATTGAACTTCATCATGCTGAATCAAAACGGCCAGATTGTAAAAGGAACCGTGGTACCAAAGGATTTTACTCCGGGAGTAGAAGGCGTAAAAAGCGAGCTATATATTGATATATTATTCTAA
- a CDS encoding SDR family NAD(P)-dependent oxidoreductase, with translation MKNLKDKVAAVFAASGDIARAVAESLAEHGAKVYVTARNFEVVSQLAREITDNGGWAEAAKVDALKETEIDNFLSKVVADNGRLDVIFNGIGASYSEMGGRPPTTEATFEQFMTPMEKICGSQFLTSRAAARYMVQTGSEGTILLLTAALSRSKLPNVAGITAASAAVEGLTRAMAAEWGVSGIKVICICAGALMETKRISGWIDATAEQYGVPREQLVAQYKAFDILNTSPTLKQVGETAAFLASETGVAFNSHVVDVDCGKLNIL, from the coding sequence ATGAAAAATCTAAAAGACAAAGTAGCCGCTGTATTTGCGGCATCCGGCGATATTGCAAGAGCAGTTGCCGAGTCGTTAGCAGAGCATGGCGCAAAAGTGTATGTCACCGCCCGGAATTTTGAAGTAGTAAGCCAATTGGCCCGGGAAATTACTGACAATGGTGGATGGGCAGAAGCCGCAAAGGTGGATGCACTGAAGGAAACCGAGATCGATAACTTCTTATCAAAAGTTGTTGCCGATAACGGCCGGCTGGATGTTATATTCAACGGTATCGGGGCCAGTTATAGCGAAATGGGAGGTCGCCCGCCTACAACAGAGGCAACTTTTGAGCAATTTATGACGCCAATGGAAAAGATCTGTGGATCCCAATTCCTCACTTCGAGGGCTGCTGCAAGGTATATGGTACAAACCGGATCCGAAGGAACTATCTTGCTTCTTACGGCAGCTTTATCAAGATCGAAGCTTCCGAATGTGGCTGGCATTACTGCTGCCAGCGCTGCTGTTGAAGGGTTGACACGAGCTATGGCTGCAGAATGGGGCGTAAGTGGAATAAAAGTCATTTGTATTTGCGCCGGTGCTTTAATGGAAACAAAGCGCATTTCCGGATGGATCGATGCTACAGCAGAGCAATACGGAGTTCCCAGGGAACAGCTGGTGGCGCAGTATAAGGCCTTCGACATACTCAATACAAGCCCGACCTTAAAACAAGTGGGTGAGACCGCCGCATTCCTCGCTTCAGAAACAGGAGTAGCATTCAACAGCCATGTTGTGGATGTGGATTGCGGGAAGCTGAATATATTATAG
- a CDS encoding cation:proton antiporter, whose protein sequence is MQLFILFSVLITLAAIFSYINVRLFKFPSGISLMLMGVLASLGLIISGYFSSGFKTMIQQKLELINFSEFLLGILLSFLLFAGSLHVRVPELRREAKSVLTFATIGTLISTFCVGLIMYELAQLFDTAIPFIYCLLFGALISPTDPIAVMSILKKARIPQKVEINIIGESLFNDGIGVVIFATLLGIAAWGPEQFGAVEIIKLFAREALGGVIVGALIGFAGYRMMKAIDHFQTEILISLAMVMGGYSLCHYLHVSGPLAMVVAGIMTGNRGAAKAMSDVTRDYMGKFWEVVDEVLNAILFMLIGLEIVMVSFSREMILAGLIIAPLIVVSRFFSLYLPSLLFGFKRKLGIKTIYVMTWGGLRGGISIALALSLPASDYKGIIVSVTFIVVLFSILVQGLSVGKLISKLKLSGGQGSLIE, encoded by the coding sequence ATGCAACTGTTTATTCTTTTTTCAGTACTCATTACCCTTGCGGCTATTTTTTCATATATAAATGTCCGCCTGTTTAAATTTCCATCCGGTATCAGCCTCATGCTGATGGGGGTCCTGGCATCATTAGGCTTAATTATATCCGGTTACTTTTCTTCCGGCTTCAAAACAATGATCCAGCAAAAACTGGAATTGATCAATTTTTCCGAATTTTTGCTCGGTATCCTGCTCAGTTTTTTGCTTTTTGCCGGATCCTTGCACGTAAGAGTGCCGGAGTTGCGCAGGGAGGCTAAAAGCGTCCTTACCTTTGCTACTATCGGTACACTCATTTCTACCTTTTGTGTAGGGCTGATTATGTATGAGCTGGCGCAATTATTTGATACAGCTATCCCTTTTATCTATTGCTTATTGTTTGGGGCCCTGATTTCCCCTACAGATCCTATTGCGGTTATGAGCATTTTAAAAAAGGCGCGCATTCCACAAAAAGTGGAAATCAATATTATTGGCGAATCCCTTTTTAATGACGGCATCGGCGTGGTTATTTTTGCTACGCTGCTGGGCATAGCAGCATGGGGGCCGGAACAGTTCGGGGCTGTGGAAATTATCAAACTTTTTGCAAGAGAAGCTTTAGGGGGGGTGATTGTTGGTGCACTTATCGGATTTGCAGGTTACCGTATGATGAAAGCCATTGATCATTTCCAAACGGAGATCCTTATCTCCCTGGCGATGGTGATGGGAGGATACAGCCTTTGTCATTACCTGCATGTATCCGGACCGCTGGCGATGGTGGTCGCAGGCATTATGACGGGCAACCGTGGGGCAGCTAAAGCCATGAGTGACGTCACCCGTGATTATATGGGAAAATTCTGGGAAGTGGTGGATGAGGTACTGAATGCCATTCTATTTATGCTGATCGGATTAGAAATTGTTATGGTATCTTTTAGCCGGGAAATGATCCTTGCCGGGTTGATCATTGCCCCACTGATCGTGGTATCCCGTTTCTTTTCACTGTATTTACCTTCTTTATTATTCGGATTTAAAAGAAAACTGGGCATCAAAACAATCTATGTAATGACCTGGGGCGGTTTAAGAGGCGGCATTTCAATTGCGCTGGCGTTATCCCTGCCAGCAAGTGACTATAAGGGAATCATTGTATCCGTTACCTTTATTGTAGTGCTGTTTTCGATACTTGTGCAGGGACTTTCTGTTGGCAAACTGATCAGTAAATTAAAACTTTCCGGAGGGCAGGGATCACTTATTGAATGA
- a CDS encoding AraC family transcriptional regulator has translation MTKKSIPVYTIAAFNAKNKSFILEHLEGLLEKYPFFERPHKQHYYTILFLEAASGSAIVDNNTIHLDAPQVICIKPNSVFSLDINRKANGYMICFTEDFFSIRYNNNVLHEFSIMQRSNELFVRLSRQQKERWSIIFQFIKEETDKKHKGYDHVIRSYLNILLFDLDRNLYPVGDKGNVNHKKKKVIEFEKLVEDNFMKFKMPSWYASQLNITTNYLNKLCRCYRGVTSGDIIRKRIIIESERLLTYTALSIAEISNLIGFESTSYFVTFFKKHTGSTPEKFRKINE, from the coding sequence ATGACAAAGAAATCAATACCTGTTTATACTATTGCGGCATTTAACGCTAAAAACAAGTCTTTTATATTAGAGCATTTAGAGGGGCTTTTGGAAAAGTATCCATTTTTTGAAAGGCCGCACAAACAGCACTATTATACAATATTGTTCCTGGAAGCGGCAAGCGGCAGTGCGATCGTTGATAACAATACCATTCATTTAGACGCCCCCCAGGTTATTTGCATAAAACCCAATAGTGTATTCAGCTTGGACATTAATAGAAAGGCAAATGGTTACATGATTTGCTTTACAGAAGATTTTTTCTCCATCAGGTATAACAATAATGTATTGCATGAGTTCTCTATTATGCAGCGCAGTAACGAGCTTTTTGTTCGGCTTAGCCGGCAGCAAAAAGAACGATGGAGTATCATCTTTCAGTTCATTAAAGAAGAAACCGATAAAAAGCATAAAGGCTATGATCATGTGATCCGGTCATATCTTAATATTCTCCTTTTTGACTTAGACCGGAATTTGTACCCTGTTGGAGATAAAGGGAATGTTAATCATAAAAAGAAAAAAGTAATAGAATTTGAAAAGCTGGTGGAAGACAATTTTATGAAATTTAAAATGCCCTCGTGGTATGCCAGCCAGTTAAACATCACTACAAATTATCTGAATAAGCTTTGCCGATGCTATAGGGGCGTAACAAGTGGTGATATAATCCGTAAAAGAATAATAATAGAGTCAGAACGGTTATTAACATACACCGCATTATCAATAGCAGAAATCTCTAATCTTATCGGCTTTGAATCCACATCTTATTTTGTAACCTTTTTTAAAAAACATACCGGCAGTACACCGGAGAAATTCAGAAAAATAAATGAATAA
- a CDS encoding mechanosensitive ion channel family protein yields MTFLNSINIDGSILVPDSSEVYQWTYDIWQKLNISDKAAHIFTSASLLLATLFILLIADYIIRKVAKELLHKVIARTRWTWDDRLMENKALDAASRLILVIFTRQLLPYVFVGFPSFTAGLEKFLEILIIIFTYSLVNSILKTARDLMAGSKAFADKPLDSYLQVVQIFFIFMAGTLIVSSLTGSSPWSFLVSLGAASAILMLVFKDTILGFVASIQVSANDSIRVGDWIEMPKYGVDGDVMQINLNNVRVRNFDKTVVTIPTYTLLSDAFKNYRGMEESGGRRIKRAINIKISSIRYLTRDEIETLKKIQLLKEYINKRETEIQVYNQKYQVDSSVPVNGRRMTNVGLFRSYILSYAKHNPEIHKDMTLMVRQLAPTEYGLPLELYMFTNGTNWGYFEDTMADLFDHLLAAIKFFHLEVFESPASDDLRRLRIAREMAG; encoded by the coding sequence ATGACTTTTTTAAACAGTATTAACATCGATGGCAGTATCCTTGTTCCGGATAGTAGTGAAGTATATCAATGGACCTATGATATCTGGCAAAAACTAAATATTTCAGACAAAGCGGCACATATCTTTACCAGCGCCAGTTTATTATTAGCCACTTTATTCATCCTGCTCATTGCTGATTATATTATCCGCAAGGTTGCTAAAGAATTACTACACAAAGTAATTGCACGCACCCGCTGGACTTGGGACGATAGGCTGATGGAGAACAAAGCACTTGATGCAGCCAGCAGGCTAATCCTGGTAATTTTTACCCGTCAGCTGTTACCTTATGTTTTTGTTGGGTTCCCCAGTTTTACAGCCGGCCTTGAAAAGTTCCTGGAGATACTGATCATTATTTTTACATACTCATTGGTAAATAGCATTCTGAAGACTGCCAGGGACCTGATGGCGGGTTCTAAAGCTTTTGCTGACAAACCGCTTGACAGCTATCTCCAGGTAGTGCAGATCTTCTTTATTTTCATGGCCGGAACCCTGATCGTGTCTTCCCTAACGGGGAGTTCGCCCTGGTCCTTCCTGGTTTCCCTCGGCGCTGCTTCAGCAATCCTGATGCTGGTTTTCAAAGACACCATCCTTGGGTTTGTGGCCAGCATCCAGGTTTCTGCAAACGATTCCATCAGGGTTGGCGACTGGATCGAGATGCCCAAATATGGCGTTGATGGCGATGTGATGCAAATAAACCTGAACAATGTACGGGTGCGCAATTTTGACAAGACGGTGGTTACCATACCAACCTACACCTTGCTAAGTGATGCCTTTAAAAATTACCGGGGTATGGAGGAAAGCGGTGGAAGAAGGATCAAGCGAGCCATCAATATTAAAATATCCTCGATCCGTTACCTGACCCGCGATGAGATTGAAACGCTCAAAAAGATACAGCTCTTAAAAGAATATATTAACAAACGGGAAACAGAAATCCAGGTATATAATCAAAAATACCAGGTTGACAGTTCCGTTCCTGTTAATGGAAGAAGAATGACCAATGTAGGTCTTTTCCGGTCTTATATTCTTTCCTATGCAAAGCATAACCCGGAGATACATAAGGATATGACCTTAATGGTACGGCAGTTGGCGCCTACTGAGTATGGGCTTCCCTTAGAACTTTATATGTTTACCAACGGAACTAACTGGGGGTATTTTGAAGATACAATGGCCGATCTTTTTGATCACCTGCTGGCCGCCATTAAATTTTTTCATCTTGAAGTGTTTGAATCTCCTGCATCAGATGATCTCCGCAGGTTGCGAATAGCCAGGGAAATGGCAGGGTAA
- a CDS encoding HEPN domain-containing protein, with protein sequence MAKCKELFGLTVLLNAPVIYNTNPELIEWGRDITEENIPEMGKATFQKCFNLFNEYIAGAELFTVRKQYKLALFMYHQATELLLTAFIKTQTGLELHIHNINHLNQYLSFLAPGIAADFWGVTQKEKEAFRLLQKSYCSARYDECFIITYQQLEIVQQKLNKITKALSLLIKF encoded by the coding sequence TTGGCTAAGTGCAAAGAACTCTTTGGTTTAACTGTTTTATTAAACGCCCCGGTTATTTATAACACCAACCCAGAGCTTATAGAATGGGGCAGGGATATTACCGAAGAAAATATTCCGGAAATGGGGAAGGCTACTTTTCAAAAATGCTTTAATCTTTTTAATGAATACATTGCCGGGGCGGAGCTTTTTACTGTTCGCAAACAGTACAAGCTGGCGCTATTTATGTATCACCAGGCTACGGAATTACTACTGACTGCCTTTATTAAAACCCAAACAGGGCTGGAACTGCATATTCATAACATCAACCACCTCAATCAATACCTCAGCTTTCTAGCACCAGGCATAGCAGCAGATTTTTGGGGAGTAACACAAAAGGAAAAAGAAGCTTTCCGGCTGCTTCAAAAGTCCTATTGCTCGGCAAGGTATGATGAATGTTTTATAATTACATATCAACAGTTGGAGATTGTACAGCAGAAACTTAATAAAATAACAAAAGCATTGAGCCTATTAATAAAATTTTGA